ACTTGGTCGCCCTTTTTGACGTGAGTCTTCATGGGAAATGGATGCGTGGGAACGAGAACCTTGGGCTCAGAGAACCTCGGGTGCAAGAGAGACAATCTTCATGAACTGCTTTTCACGCAGTTCGCGGGCGACGGGTCCGAAAATACGGGTACCCTTCGGGTTGTTGTCCTTGTCGATGATGACAATCGCGTTGCCATCGAAGCGAAGGACGGAGCCGTCGGAACGGCGGATCGGGAAAGCAGTGCGGACAACCACGGCCTTCACCACGGAGCCCTTCTTGACCGAAGCGGTCGGGATCGAGTCGCGGATGTGAGCGGTGATGATATCGCCGACCTGAGCGGTACGGGAGCGCTTGCCGAGGACACCGATCATCTTGGCAGAGCGGGCGCCGGTATTGTCGGCGACCGTGACGAGGGATTCCATCTGGATCATGGCAGAAAAAGCGTAGGTGGTGAATTGATCGGGCGGACCGGCAATCGATTTAGTGCGAGAGCACCTTCTCGAGCGTCCAGCGCTTCAGTTTGGAAAGAGGGCGGGTTTCGACGATGCGGACCTTGTCGCCGATCTGGGCCTCGCCCTTCTCGTCGTGCACGTAGTACTTCTTCGACCGCTTGACGATCTTGTTGAACTGCGGGTGCGGGACGCGTGCGACGTGCTCGACCACGAGGGTCTTGCTCATCTTGTTGGAGGTGACCACGCCGACGCGCGTCTTGCGGACGTGCTTGGCGGTTTCCTGCTGCTGCTGCTCGCTCATGGAAATGGAATCGCTGGTGGTTGCTGCTTAGTGCTGCGCGTCGGCTCAGGCCTGGGCGTTGCGGCGCTCGGTGAGCACGGTTTGGATGCGGGCGGCCTCACGGCGGACCACGCGGATGCGGGCGGAGTTTTCAAGCTGCCCGGTGGCCTGCTGCAGGCGAAGGTTGAAACCTTCTTCCTTGAGGTCGCGGAGTTTGGACTCGAGCTCCTTCACGGCGAACTCGCGGATGTCCTTGATCTTGGTCTGAGGCATGATGTTGCTTCTTTCTAAAGGTTGGTGCCTCAGGCGTGCGGATTGCGGACGACGAAGCGGGTCGGGAGACCGAGCTTGTAGGAAGCAAGGCGCATGGCCTCCTTGGCCTGCGACTCCGGCACGCCGGCGACTTCGAACAGCATGTTGCCGGGGCGGATCACGGCGACCCAGGCCTCGACGGCGCCCTTGCCCTTACCCATACGGGTTTCCGGCGGGCGGGCGGTGATCGACTTGTGAGGGAAGATCCGGATCCAGACCTTTCCTTTACGCTTGAGGAAGCGGTTGATCGCGATACGGCAGGCTTCGATCTGGCGGTTGGTCATCCAGCCGCGGTCGAGGGCCTGGAGACCGAAGTCACCGAAGGCGACCGTGGTTCCGCGCTGCGCGTTAC
This portion of the Luteolibacter luteus genome encodes:
- the rplN gene encoding 50S ribosomal protein L14, with the translated sequence MIQMESLVTVADNTGARSAKMIGVLGKRSRTAQVGDIITAHIRDSIPTASVKKGSVVKAVVVRTAFPIRRSDGSVLRFDGNAIVIIDKDNNPKGTRIFGPVARELREKQFMKIVSLAPEVL
- the rpsQ gene encoding 30S ribosomal protein S17, which encodes MSEQQQQETAKHVRKTRVGVVTSNKMSKTLVVEHVARVPHPQFNKIVKRSKKYYVHDEKGEAQIGDKVRIVETRPLSKLKRWTLEKVLSH
- the rpmC gene encoding 50S ribosomal protein L29, which codes for MPQTKIKDIREFAVKELESKLRDLKEEGFNLRLQQATGQLENSARIRVVRREAARIQTVLTERRNAQA
- the rplP gene encoding 50S ribosomal protein L16, yielding MPLMPKRTKFRKSHRGSRAGNAQRGTTVAFGDFGLQALDRGWMTNRQIEACRIAINRFLKRKGKVWIRIFPHKSITARPPETRMGKGKGAVEAWVAVIRPGNMLFEVAGVPESQAKEAMRLASYKLGLPTRFVVRNPHA